Genomic window (Pseudothauera hydrothermalis):
GCGATGAACTACGCCCCGGAGCCGGACCTTTTCATCCGCACCGGCGGTGAGCAACGCATCAGCAACTTTTTGCTGTGGCAGCTTGCTTATACCGAATTATTCTTCACCGATACCTTGTGGCCGGACTTTGATGCCAACGCCTTGGATCAGGCGATCGCTTGGTATCGCCAGCGTGAGCGGCGCTTTGGACGCACCAGCGAGCAGTTGCAGCAGCATTCGGCCGACGTGTCGTCGGCAAAGCCGGGTGAGCATGCTTAAGACGCGCATCATCACCGCATTGCTGCTGCTAGGCGCCCTATTGGGCGCCGTGTTCTATCTGCCCGCGCCCGCATGGCTGCTGTTGTGCGCTGTGCTGTGTGGCGCGGCCGGCTGGGAGTGGGGGGCGCTGACTCGGCTGCCACGATCCCAGCGGGTGGCCTTCGCGCTTTTTTTGAGCGGGCTGTGCTTGTTGGCCGGACTGGCCAGTGGTTTGCAGCGCGCCCACGGGGCCATGTCCGCGGCCTTGAGCGGTGTTTACTTGCTCAGCGCCGTGTTTTGGCTTTTCGTGGTGCCGCTGTGGTTGCGGTACGGCTGGCGGCTGTCTGGTTTGGGCGCAGCCGCTGCGGTGGGGTTGATCGTTCTGCTGCCGCCTGCGCTGGCACTGGCGCATCTGCGTCAGTGGGGGCCGTGGCTGGTGTTGGCAGCGCTGGCAGTGTGCTGGGTTGCCGATATTGCCGCTTACTTTTCGGGTCGGGCGTTCGGGCGGCGCAAGTTGGCGCCAAATATCAGTCCCGGCAAAACTTGGGAAGGCGTCGTTGGCGCCGTCGTCGGTGTGCTGGTCTACGGTTTTGCGGCGGTGACCGGGTTGTTCAAACCCGCCTGGACCTCGGCCGTTGTGCTGCTTTTCGGCTTCGCCCTGGTTGCGTTGACCGGGCTGAGCGTGGTCGGCGATTTGTTCGAGTCCTTACTCAAGCGCCATGCCGGCCTCAAAGATAGCGGCACGCTGCTGCCGGGTCACGGT
Coding sequences:
- a CDS encoding phosphatidate cytidylyltransferase, with protein sequence MLKTRIITALLLLGALLGAVFYLPAPAWLLLCAVLCGAAGWEWGALTRLPRSQRVAFALFLSGLCLLAGLASGLQRAHGAMSAALSGVYLLSAVFWLFVVPLWLRYGWRLSGLGAAAAVGLIVLLPPALALAHLRQWGPWLVLAALAVCWVADIAAYFSGRAFGRRKLAPNISPGKTWEGVVGAVVGVLVYGFAAVTGLFKPAWTSAVVLLFGFALVALTGLSVVGDLFESLLKRHAGLKDSGTLLPGHGGVLDRIDSLTSTLPLLALAALWFLR